One Microbacterium marinum genomic window carries:
- a CDS encoding gamma-glutamyl-gamma-aminobutyrate hydrolase family protein, with amino-acid sequence MASNDSDPRRPVIGLTTYLEQAKQGVWDVRASFLPQQYFDSVTASGGVAVLLPPQPSPEAAASAVLDGLDGLILTGGLDVQPELYGAPRHPLTDPARADRDAWELALLAGARERGIPVFGICRGLQLINVAYGGTLHQHLPEALGTERYKIGGGVFAENTVEVDADTKLAGLLGAGPFGIHSYHHQGVDRVGDGLVVTARTDDGLVQAFEAPGDDYLVAVQWHPEENSADRRLFLGLVAAADAYAASRRGVPA; translated from the coding sequence GTGGCTTCGAACGACTCTGACCCCCGCCGTCCGGTCATCGGACTCACCACGTACCTCGAGCAGGCGAAGCAGGGCGTCTGGGACGTGCGTGCCAGCTTCCTGCCGCAGCAGTACTTCGACTCCGTGACCGCGTCGGGCGGGGTGGCCGTGCTGCTGCCTCCGCAGCCGTCCCCCGAGGCGGCCGCGTCGGCGGTGCTGGACGGGCTCGACGGCCTCATCCTCACCGGCGGGCTCGACGTGCAGCCCGAGCTGTACGGCGCCCCGCGGCATCCCCTCACCGATCCGGCGCGGGCTGACCGCGATGCGTGGGAGCTCGCGCTGCTCGCGGGGGCGCGGGAGCGCGGCATCCCGGTGTTCGGCATCTGCCGCGGACTCCAGCTCATCAACGTCGCTTACGGCGGCACCCTCCACCAGCACCTTCCCGAGGCGCTCGGAACGGAGCGCTACAAGATCGGTGGGGGCGTCTTCGCCGAGAACACCGTCGAGGTGGATGCCGACACGAAGCTGGCCGGCCTGCTCGGTGCGGGGCCGTTCGGCATCCACAGCTACCACCACCAGGGCGTCGACCGGGTCGGTGACGGGCTGGTGGTCACCGCCCGGACCGACGACGGTCTCGTGCAGGCGTTCGAGGCGCCGGGCGACGACTACCTCGTCGCCGTGCAGTGGCACCCCGAGGAGAACTCCGCCGACCGACGCCTCTTCCTGGGGCTCGTGGCCGCCGCCGACGCATACGCAGCCTCTCGCCGGGGGGTGCCCGCGTGA
- a CDS encoding endonuclease domain-containing protein encodes MEPRPLPPALGSVFSVKAATDAGVSPRRLRARDLDRPFRGVRVQSTTVPTDAEGDHALRALAYAVVLPDGHFFSHLTAAVLWGLPLPASAFRPNAVDVAVLAPSRTPRSARIRGHRMVQASTRVCVHPQLGVPLLAPASTWASLAAVLPDVRDLVAVGDAIVRVPMFRGDGPALATIDDLAAAASGRRVGVERLRAALPLVRERSASRPETWCRLALIDGGLPEPELNWNVVVDGRLLACVDLAYPRHRVAVEYDGEHHRADARQWSRDIERHEALAAAGWVVIRVTKQHLFADAAGLVARVRRALARR; translated from the coding sequence ATGGAGCCTCGACCATTGCCCCCGGCTCTCGGATCCGTGTTCTCTGTGAAGGCGGCGACGGATGCCGGTGTCTCGCCGCGTCGGCTCCGCGCGCGCGACCTCGACCGGCCGTTCCGTGGCGTACGAGTGCAGTCGACGACGGTGCCGACGGATGCCGAGGGCGACCACGCGCTCCGAGCGCTCGCCTACGCCGTGGTGCTGCCCGACGGGCATTTCTTCAGCCATCTGACCGCCGCAGTCCTGTGGGGTCTGCCGCTGCCTGCGTCGGCGTTCCGGCCAAATGCGGTGGATGTCGCCGTCCTCGCGCCCAGCCGCACACCGAGGAGCGCGCGCATTCGAGGGCACCGGATGGTTCAGGCCTCGACTCGGGTGTGCGTTCACCCGCAGCTCGGTGTGCCGCTGCTCGCCCCGGCATCCACCTGGGCGAGCCTCGCGGCGGTGCTCCCCGACGTCCGTGACCTCGTCGCCGTCGGCGATGCGATCGTACGGGTGCCGATGTTCCGCGGCGATGGGCCGGCGCTCGCGACGATCGACGACCTCGCCGCTGCGGCGTCGGGGCGGCGGGTCGGTGTCGAGCGGTTGCGAGCTGCACTGCCGCTCGTGCGGGAGCGGTCGGCATCCCGCCCCGAGACGTGGTGTCGTCTCGCGCTGATCGACGGCGGTCTTCCGGAGCCGGAACTCAACTGGAACGTCGTCGTCGACGGTCGGCTGCTGGCGTGCGTGGATCTCGCCTACCCGCGCCACCGCGTCGCCGTCGAGTATGACGGAGAGCACCACCGGGCTGACGCGCGGCAGTGGTCGCGCGACATCGAACGTCACGAGGCGCTCGCCGCGGCGGGCTGGGTCGTCATCCGGGTCACGAAGCAGCACCTGTTCGCGGATGCCGCAGGTCTCGTCGCCCGTGTGCGGCGTGCGCTCGCACGTCGCTGA
- a CDS encoding glutamine synthetase family protein, whose product MPGNLTATQLEAAIAADEIDTVIVAFPDAQGRLVGKRVAGRFWVDEVAGHGAEVCDYLLSVDVDLNTVDGYAMSGWDKGYGDMVLRPDMDTLRRIPWQPATALVMAELEYVGGGSVVQSPRGILGAQRQRLAEKGLVAYSGTELEFIVFDDSFRDAWAKRYVGLQASTDYNVDYNLLATTRLEPLLRDIRRGMEGAGLYCEGVKGECHDGQQEIAFRFAEVLETADQHTIYKNGAKEIADAHGKSLTFMAKFDQREGNSCHIHLSVRSDDGDTVMAGDGEYGFSPLMQHWIAGILATLREFTLLYAPTINSYKRFAKGSFAPTGIAWGVDNRTCALRVVGHGSSLRVENRVPGGDVNPYLAISAIIAGGLHGIENELELPAPLTGNAYDSDVAHLPTTLREAADLFAQSEVARAAFGDDVVAHYLHQARIEVEAFDAAVTDWERIRGFERL is encoded by the coding sequence ATGCCGGGCAACCTGACAGCGACTCAGCTCGAGGCCGCGATCGCCGCCGACGAGATCGACACCGTCATCGTCGCCTTCCCCGACGCGCAGGGACGGCTCGTCGGCAAGCGCGTGGCCGGACGATTCTGGGTCGACGAGGTCGCCGGTCACGGCGCCGAGGTCTGCGACTACCTGCTGTCCGTCGACGTCGACCTGAACACGGTCGACGGCTATGCGATGTCCGGGTGGGACAAGGGCTACGGCGACATGGTGCTCCGCCCCGACATGGATACCCTCAGGCGCATCCCCTGGCAGCCGGCGACAGCGCTCGTGATGGCCGAGCTCGAATACGTCGGCGGCGGATCGGTCGTGCAGTCGCCCCGAGGCATCCTCGGCGCCCAGCGTCAGAGGCTCGCAGAGAAGGGCCTCGTCGCCTACTCCGGCACGGAGCTCGAGTTCATCGTCTTCGACGACTCGTTCCGGGATGCCTGGGCCAAGCGCTACGTCGGGCTCCAGGCATCGACCGACTACAACGTCGACTACAACCTCCTCGCCACCACCCGTCTCGAGCCGCTGCTGCGCGACATCCGCCGCGGCATGGAGGGCGCGGGCCTGTACTGCGAGGGCGTGAAGGGCGAATGCCACGATGGCCAGCAGGAGATCGCGTTCCGATTCGCGGAGGTTCTCGAGACCGCCGACCAGCACACGATCTACAAGAACGGCGCGAAGGAGATCGCCGACGCGCACGGCAAGTCGCTGACCTTCATGGCGAAGTTCGACCAGCGCGAAGGCAACAGCTGCCACATCCACCTGTCGGTGCGCAGCGACGACGGTGACACCGTCATGGCGGGCGACGGCGAGTACGGGTTCAGCCCGCTCATGCAGCACTGGATCGCCGGCATCCTGGCGACGCTGCGCGAGTTCACGCTCCTCTATGCACCCACGATCAACTCCTACAAGCGGTTCGCGAAGGGCTCGTTCGCCCCGACGGGTATCGCCTGGGGTGTCGACAACCGCACGTGTGCGCTGCGCGTCGTCGGTCATGGATCCTCTCTGCGGGTCGAGAACCGCGTACCCGGCGGGGATGTGAACCCGTATCTGGCGATCTCGGCGATCATCGCGGGCGGCCTGCACGGCATCGAGAACGAGCTGGAGCTTCCCGCGCCGCTCACCGGGAACGCGTACGATTCCGACGTCGCGCATCTGCCGACGACCCTTCGCGAGGCTGCGGATCTGTTCGCGCAGTCCGAGGTCGCGCGCGCGGCGTTCGGCGACGATGTCGTGGCCCATTACCTGCACCAGGCGCGCATCGAGGTGGAAGCCTTCGACGCCGCCGTCACCGATTGGGAGCGCATCCGTGGCTTCGAACGACTCTGA
- a CDS encoding amino acid permease: protein MTNPSTTSQKVAGVSYARAGEGYFEKRTLKRSAGVWGLWGLAVAAVISGDFSGWNFGIGFAGFGGMLIAFALLVLMYYGLTFSIGEMAAAMPHTGGAYSFSRSAMGPWGGLATGLAETIEYVATTAVVVYFSGAYADQALYLLTGVSLPGWVWWLILYALFIGLNAAGAAISFGFAIVVSVISIAIIVIFGVMALASGAFDWSSLWDKAPNPDIAGASVFLPEGFGAILFALPFAMWFFLGIEELPLAAEESRNPARDIPRAGLWARGTLIVTGLIVLFINTGVLGAEATGASLEPLLDGFKAFLPPQAAAILALLALIGLLASLMGIMFAYGRNMYSLSRAGYYPRWLSLTGKAQTPWVALVVGAVIGYLALVVVQAAGGDASPAGAIVLNIAVWGAVLAYFLQMVSFIILRKKFPNAARPYKSPWGLFGAYSAAIIAAIVFLGLLFNPTYLLAIVAIIVVYAVIFVGFAVYGRHRLVLSPEEEYALSGGTHGNPQQEGYDAMEGEVFGDK, encoded by the coding sequence ATGACGAATCCGAGCACCACGTCACAGAAAGTCGCCGGCGTCAGCTACGCGCGAGCCGGCGAGGGGTACTTCGAGAAACGCACGTTGAAGCGCTCCGCCGGTGTCTGGGGACTCTGGGGCCTCGCCGTCGCCGCCGTCATCTCGGGAGACTTCTCGGGCTGGAACTTCGGCATCGGCTTCGCCGGCTTCGGCGGCATGCTCATCGCCTTCGCCCTGCTCGTGCTCATGTACTACGGCCTCACGTTCTCGATCGGCGAGATGGCAGCGGCCATGCCGCACACCGGTGGGGCCTACTCGTTCTCGCGATCGGCGATGGGGCCCTGGGGAGGGCTCGCGACCGGGCTCGCCGAGACGATCGAGTACGTCGCGACCACGGCGGTCGTCGTGTACTTCTCGGGCGCGTACGCCGATCAGGCGCTCTACCTGCTGACCGGGGTCAGCCTTCCCGGGTGGGTCTGGTGGCTGATTCTCTACGCCCTCTTCATCGGCCTGAACGCCGCGGGTGCCGCGATCTCGTTCGGATTCGCGATCGTCGTCTCGGTGATATCCATCGCCATCATCGTCATCTTCGGGGTGATGGCGCTCGCATCCGGGGCGTTCGACTGGAGCTCGCTGTGGGACAAGGCACCCAACCCGGACATCGCCGGTGCGTCGGTGTTCCTCCCCGAAGGATTCGGGGCGATCCTGTTCGCCCTCCCGTTCGCGATGTGGTTTTTCCTCGGCATCGAGGAGCTCCCCCTCGCCGCGGAGGAGTCCCGCAACCCCGCGCGTGACATCCCCCGCGCGGGCCTGTGGGCTCGAGGAACCCTCATCGTCACCGGTCTGATCGTGCTCTTCATCAACACCGGGGTGCTCGGCGCCGAGGCGACCGGAGCATCTCTCGAACCGTTGCTCGACGGCTTCAAGGCGTTCCTGCCGCCGCAGGCCGCGGCGATCCTCGCCCTGCTGGCGCTGATCGGCCTGCTTGCCTCCCTCATGGGCATCATGTTCGCGTACGGGCGCAACATGTACTCGCTGTCGCGGGCCGGCTACTACCCCCGCTGGCTCTCCCTCACGGGCAAGGCGCAGACACCCTGGGTCGCCCTCGTGGTCGGCGCGGTCATCGGTTACCTGGCGCTCGTCGTGGTGCAGGCGGCGGGTGGTGACGCCTCGCCCGCCGGCGCGATCGTCTTGAACATCGCCGTCTGGGGTGCGGTGCTCGCCTACTTCCTGCAGATGGTCTCGTTCATCATCCTGCGCAAGAAGTTCCCGAACGCCGCGCGTCCGTACAAGAGCCCTTGGGGTCTGTTCGGCGCCTATTCGGCGGCAATCATCGCCGCGATCGTGTTCCTCGGGCTCCTCTTCAACCCGACCTATCTGCTCGCGATCGTGGCCATCATCGTGGTCTACGCGGTGATCTTCGTCGGGTTCGCCGTGTACGGCCGCCACCGCCTGGTTCTCTCCCCGGAGGAGGAGTACGCCCTCTCTGGTGGGACGCACGGCAACCCGCAGCAGGAGGGATACGACGCCATGGAGGGTGAGGTCTTCGGCGACAAGTAG
- a CDS encoding 3-oxoacyl-ACP reductase, with product MDLTQRLRDRVAIVTGGASGIGLATARRFAAEGARVVIADLDPASGERAAAEVNGVYRQVNVADQASVDALFDGVAADLGSVDIAFNNAGISPADDDSIETTELPAWDKVQDVNLKSVYLCSRAALRHMVPAGKGSIINTASFVALLGSATSQISYTASKGGVLAMTRELGVQFARQGIRVNALCPGPVNTPLLRELFAKDPERAQRRLVHVPMGRFAEPEELAAAVAFLASDDASFITANAFVVDGGITNAYVTPL from the coding sequence ATGGACCTCACTCAGCGTCTCCGCGACCGCGTCGCCATCGTCACCGGCGGTGCCAGCGGCATCGGTCTCGCCACCGCCCGTCGGTTCGCCGCCGAGGGCGCGCGCGTCGTCATCGCCGACCTCGACCCCGCATCGGGCGAACGCGCCGCCGCCGAGGTGAATGGTGTGTACCGCCAGGTCAACGTCGCCGACCAGGCATCCGTCGACGCGCTCTTCGACGGCGTCGCCGCCGACCTCGGATCGGTCGACATCGCCTTCAACAACGCCGGCATCTCGCCCGCCGACGACGACTCGATCGAGACGACCGAGCTGCCCGCGTGGGACAAGGTGCAGGACGTCAACCTCAAGAGCGTCTACCTCTGCTCGCGCGCGGCGCTGCGCCACATGGTGCCCGCCGGTAAGGGCTCGATCATCAACACGGCGTCGTTCGTCGCGCTGCTCGGCTCGGCCACGTCGCAGATCTCGTACACCGCGTCGAAGGGCGGCGTTCTCGCGATGACCCGCGAGCTCGGCGTGCAGTTCGCCCGGCAGGGCATCCGCGTCAACGCGCTCTGCCCGGGGCCGGTCAACACGCCGCTGCTCCGCGAACTCTTCGCGAAAGACCCCGAGCGCGCGCAGCGCCGACTCGTGCACGTCCCGATGGGACGCTTCGCCGAGCCCGAGGAGCTCGCCGCGGCGGTCGCGTTCCTGGCATCCGACGACGCGTCGTTCATCACCGCGAACGCGTTCGTCGTCGACGGCGGCATCACGAACGCATACGTGACCCCGCTCTGA
- a CDS encoding helix-turn-helix domain-containing protein, with amino-acid sequence MSPAEDDELTGIHCRLDELLADRGMTLTRLSELVGVSVVNLSILKNDRARAIRYSTLSAICRALDCEVGELLVRAD; translated from the coding sequence GTGAGTCCCGCCGAAGACGACGAGCTCACCGGCATCCACTGTCGCCTCGATGAACTGCTCGCGGACCGCGGCATGACCCTGACCCGCCTGTCGGAGCTCGTCGGGGTCTCTGTCGTGAACCTGTCGATCCTCAAGAACGACCGCGCCCGCGCGATCCGCTACTCGACGCTCTCGGCCATCTGCCGCGCCCTCGACTGCGAGGTCGGCGAGCTGCTCGTGCGCGCGGACTGA
- a CDS encoding ATP-dependent Clp protease ATP-binding subunit, with the protein MFERFTDRARRVVVLAQEEAKMLNHNYIGTEHILLGLIHEGEGVAAKALESLGISLDAVREQVQDIIGQGQQQPTGHIPFTPRAKKVLELSLREALQLGHNYIGTEHILLGLIREGEGVAAQVLVKLGADLNKVRQQVIQLLSGYQGKEPAGVATGAGEQAQASAQGGSAVLDQFGRNLTQAARDNKLDPVIGREKEIERVMQILSRRSKNNPVLIGEPGVGKTAVVEGLAQAIVKGEVPETLKDKQVYSLDLGSLIAGSRYRGDFEERLKKVTKEIRTRGDIVVFIDEIHTLVGAGAAEGAIDAASILKPLLARGELQTIGATTLDEYRKHFEKDAALERRFQPIQVAEPSLPHAINILKGLRDRYEAHHKVQITDGAIVAAANLSDRYVSDRFLPDKAIDLIDEAGARLRLSILSSPPELREFDDKIAKVREDKEAASEEQDFEKAAALRDEEKSLLAERLRLEKQWRSGDVASHAIVDEGLIAEVLAQATGIPVFKLTEEETSRLVFMEKALHQRVIGQEEAIAALSRTIRRQRAGLKDPNRPSGSFIFAGPTGVGKTELAKALAEFLFDDEGALISLDMSEFGEKHTVSRLFGAPPGFVGFEEGGQLTEKVRRKPFSVVLFDEIEKAHPDIFNSLLQILEEGRLTDGQGRVVDFKNTVIIMTTNLGSSAIAGGPVGFQVEGNSQTTYERMKGKVDEELKRHFKPEFLNRVDDVIVFPQLNKDELRQIVTLFTKRLSERLLDRDMTVELSDAAKDKLIEIGFDPTLGARPLRRAMQREVEDQLSERILRGELTSGDHVKVDAEAGKFVFETTRQEGREAVGVGAAGEITASPDIIAGS; encoded by the coding sequence ATGTTCGAGAGATTCACAGACCGTGCACGTCGCGTGGTGGTGCTCGCCCAAGAAGAGGCGAAGATGCTGAACCACAACTACATCGGCACGGAGCACATCCTCCTCGGCCTGATCCACGAGGGCGAGGGTGTCGCCGCCAAGGCCCTCGAGTCGCTCGGCATCTCGCTCGACGCCGTGCGCGAGCAGGTCCAGGACATCATCGGCCAGGGCCAGCAGCAGCCGACGGGTCACATCCCGTTCACGCCGCGCGCCAAGAAGGTGCTCGAGCTGTCACTGCGCGAAGCGCTGCAGCTCGGCCACAACTACATCGGCACCGAGCACATCCTCCTCGGCCTCATCCGCGAGGGCGAGGGCGTCGCCGCCCAGGTGCTCGTCAAGCTCGGTGCAGACCTCAACAAGGTGCGCCAGCAGGTCATCCAGCTGCTCAGCGGATACCAGGGCAAGGAGCCCGCGGGTGTCGCGACCGGCGCCGGCGAGCAGGCCCAGGCCTCCGCTCAGGGCGGCTCGGCCGTGCTCGACCAGTTCGGCCGCAATCTCACGCAGGCCGCGCGTGACAACAAGCTCGACCCCGTCATCGGGCGCGAGAAGGAGATCGAGCGCGTGATGCAGATCCTCTCGCGCCGCTCGAAGAACAACCCTGTCCTGATCGGTGAGCCCGGCGTCGGCAAGACCGCCGTCGTCGAGGGCCTCGCGCAGGCGATCGTCAAGGGCGAGGTGCCCGAGACGCTCAAGGACAAGCAGGTCTACTCGCTCGACCTCGGGTCGCTCATCGCCGGATCCCGCTACCGCGGTGACTTCGAGGAGCGCCTGAAGAAGGTCACCAAGGAGATCCGCACGCGCGGCGACATCGTCGTCTTCATCGACGAGATCCACACCCTCGTGGGTGCGGGCGCCGCCGAGGGCGCGATCGACGCCGCCTCGATCCTCAAGCCGCTCCTCGCCCGCGGCGAGCTGCAGACGATCGGTGCCACGACGCTCGACGAGTACCGCAAGCACTTCGAGAAGGATGCCGCGCTCGAGCGCCGCTTCCAGCCGATCCAGGTCGCCGAGCCGAGCCTGCCGCACGCGATCAACATCCTCAAGGGGCTGCGCGACCGGTACGAGGCTCACCACAAGGTGCAGATCACCGACGGTGCCATCGTCGCCGCGGCGAACCTGTCCGACCGGTACGTGTCCGACCGCTTTCTGCCCGACAAGGCGATCGACCTGATCGATGAGGCCGGTGCGCGCCTGCGCCTGTCGATCCTGTCCAGCCCGCCGGAGCTCCGCGAGTTCGACGACAAGATCGCCAAGGTCCGCGAGGACAAGGAAGCCGCCAGCGAGGAGCAGGACTTCGAGAAGGCCGCCGCCCTGCGTGACGAGGAGAAGTCGCTGCTCGCTGAGCGCCTCCGCCTCGAGAAGCAGTGGCGCTCGGGCGACGTGGCATCGCACGCCATCGTCGACGAGGGTCTGATCGCAGAGGTGCTGGCGCAGGCCACCGGCATCCCGGTATTCAAGCTCACCGAGGAGGAGACCAGCCGTCTCGTCTTCATGGAGAAGGCCCTGCACCAGCGCGTCATCGGTCAGGAAGAGGCCATCGCGGCCCTCTCCCGCACGATCCGCCGTCAGCGCGCCGGCCTCAAGGACCCGAACCGTCCCTCGGGCTCGTTCATCTTCGCCGGACCCACCGGTGTCGGTAAGACCGAGCTGGCCAAGGCGCTCGCCGAGTTCCTCTTCGACGACGAGGGCGCGCTGATCTCCCTCGACATGTCGGAGTTCGGCGAGAAGCACACGGTCTCGCGTCTGTTCGGTGCCCCTCCCGGATTCGTCGGGTTCGAAGAGGGCGGCCAGCTCACCGAGAAGGTGCGCCGCAAGCCGTTCTCCGTGGTCCTGTTCGACGAGATCGAGAAGGCTCACCCCGACATCTTCAACTCGCTGCTGCAGATCCTCGAAGAGGGTCGACTGACCGACGGTCAGGGCCGTGTGGTCGACTTCAAGAACACCGTGATCATCATGACGACGAACCTCGGTTCGTCGGCGATCGCCGGTGGCCCGGTCGGCTTCCAGGTCGAGGGCAACTCGCAGACGACCTACGAGCGGATGAAGGGCAAGGTCGACGAGGAGCTGAAGCGCCACTTCAAGCCCGAGTTCCTCAACCGTGTCGATGACGTCATCGTCTTCCCACAGCTGAACAAGGACGAGCTGCGTCAGATCGTGACGCTCTTCACGAAGCGCCTGAGCGAGCGACTGCTCGACCGGGACATGACGGTGGAGCTCTCGGATGCCGCGAAGGACAAGCTCATCGAGATCGGGTTCGACCCGACACTCGGTGCCCGTCCGCTGCGCCGCGCCATGCAGCGCGAGGTCGAGGACCAGCTCTCCGAGCGGATCCTCCGCGGTGAGCTGACGTCGGGAGACCACGTGAAGGTTGACGCCGAGGCCGGGAAGTTCGTCTTCGAGACGACCCGCCAGGAAGGCCGCGAAGCGGTCGGGGTGGGCGCCGCGGGCGAGATCACCGCGAGCCCGGACATCATCGCCGGGTCGTAA
- a CDS encoding aldehyde dehydrogenase family protein codes for MSAFTVLNPATGAAVRDVELASVEQTDAAVARAVRAQRVWAELAPVARADALRRFATVVEEHVEELAQLELLEAGHPISSARWEASHVAQVLNYYAGAPERLIGRQIPVAGGLDVTYLEPYGVVGIIVPWNFPMTIASWGFAPALAAGNAVVLKPAELTPLTAMRLGDLAVEAGLPEGVFTVVPGAGPVVGERFVTHPDVHKVVFTGSTRVGTQVAAGCARELKPVTLELGGKSANIVFADADLEAAAAAVPGSVFDNAGQDCCARSRLLVERSVYDRFLELVEPAVAAWRVGDPNDEGTEMGPLISAAQRDRVASYVDGADVAFRGTAPDGDGFWFPPTVVLAGRDERIAKEEVFGPVVAVLPFDDEADAIALANDTVYGLAGSIWTRDLGRGIRVSRGVRSGVLSVNSHSSVRYATPFGGMKASGLGRELGPDAAEHFTQTKNVFYATP; via the coding sequence GTGAGCGCCTTCACCGTCCTGAACCCCGCCACCGGCGCCGCCGTGCGCGACGTCGAACTCGCTTCGGTGGAGCAGACGGATGCCGCGGTCGCGCGCGCCGTCCGCGCCCAGCGCGTGTGGGCGGAGCTCGCCCCCGTCGCCCGGGCCGACGCGCTGCGCCGCTTCGCGACCGTCGTCGAGGAGCACGTCGAAGAACTCGCCCAGCTCGAGCTGCTCGAGGCGGGTCATCCGATCTCGTCCGCCCGGTGGGAGGCATCACACGTCGCGCAGGTCCTGAACTACTACGCGGGTGCGCCGGAGCGACTCATCGGACGCCAGATCCCCGTGGCGGGCGGTCTCGACGTCACCTACCTCGAGCCGTACGGCGTGGTGGGGATCATCGTGCCGTGGAACTTCCCGATGACGATCGCCTCGTGGGGATTCGCGCCCGCGCTCGCCGCCGGCAACGCCGTGGTGCTCAAGCCCGCCGAGCTGACGCCGCTGACCGCGATGCGGCTCGGTGACCTCGCTGTCGAGGCAGGTCTCCCGGAGGGTGTCTTCACCGTCGTGCCGGGCGCCGGTCCCGTCGTCGGTGAGCGATTCGTGACGCACCCCGACGTCCACAAGGTCGTCTTCACCGGGTCGACGCGCGTGGGCACCCAGGTCGCCGCAGGCTGCGCGCGCGAGCTGAAGCCGGTCACGCTCGAACTGGGCGGGAAGAGCGCCAACATCGTCTTCGCCGACGCTGACCTCGAGGCCGCGGCTGCCGCCGTGCCGGGTTCCGTGTTCGACAACGCGGGGCAGGATTGCTGCGCCCGCAGTCGCCTGCTCGTGGAGCGCTCGGTGTACGACCGGTTCCTCGAGCTCGTCGAGCCCGCCGTCGCGGCATGGCGCGTCGGCGACCCGAACGACGAGGGCACCGAGATGGGACCGCTCATCTCGGCGGCGCAGCGCGACCGTGTCGCCTCGTATGTCGACGGCGCCGACGTCGCGTTCCGGGGGACCGCCCCGGACGGCGACGGATTCTGGTTCCCGCCGACCGTCGTCCTCGCCGGGCGGGACGAACGCATCGCGAAGGAGGAGGTCTTCGGACCGGTCGTCGCGGTGCTGCCGTTCGACGATGAAGCCGACGCGATCGCGCTCGCGAACGACACCGTCTACGGACTCGCCGGTTCGATCTGGACGCGTGACCTCGGCCGCGGCATCCGTGTCTCGCGCGGTGTGCGCAGCGGTGTCCTCTCCGTCAACTCGCACTCGTCGGTCCGGTACGCGACGCCGTTCGGCGGCATGAAGGCCTCGGGCCTCGGCCGCGAGCTCGGCCCCGACGCCGCCGAGCACTTCACCCAGACCAAGAACGTCTTCTACGCCACCCCCTGA